The sequence below is a genomic window from Anaerocolumna chitinilytica.
TAAACACCTCTAACTCTTTCCTTTTTTCCTGCAATTAGTTCATAGGTTGGAAAGGCTCCCAAACTATAGGAATAATCACTTCCTTTTTTATATGGCTTTACAGCTTCCATATTCTGCTCCATTTCTTTCGTTTTTACATCAGATACTTTTTTGTTATTACCTATAGAAAGTACTTGATGCATTCTCTTTCACCATATTATAACCTGTATATAAAAACGTCAACCTTGTTAAGAATATTTCATGCTTTTATTTTCCTTATCTGATGACATTTTTGTAAGAGTGTAAGATACTCTTAGTAATTTTCTGTATTCAATGTACATTAAAGAACTCTTCTCTTTTAAGTTCCATAAATATCAAGTCATGAAAAATTCCATCCTGGTCCGCCCAAAATTTCTCCACCGTTTTAACATCATGAAATCCTACTTTTTTATATAAGGAATATGCTCTTATGTTATCTGCTAAAGTATCAATTTCATAGACCTTTAGAGTAAACTTATTGTCTAAATACTTCATAAAGGCAATTAAAGTTTCGTAACCCAAACCTTTTCCCTGCTGACTAATCTCACAAATCTTGAGTCCAATCCCACAACTCCTTTTTTCCATATCCAGATTACCATAAACAAGTTCTCCCAAGGGAAGATGTTTCTTCTTGTCAACAACTACATACCGTCTTCGCTTTCTGAATGGGTCTTTATCTGCTATTTCTGTTGCAAAATCCTCCTCCAAAGAAGCCGCAGTAATTCCCATACCAGTTCGAAATCCGACATCTTTCATCAGCTCTCCGTTATTCCACCAAATTGCAAAAAGTTCCGTATCTTCTAGTTCCAACTCTCTAATAGCTATTCTGTCTGCTTCATATACTATTCCCATCGAAATACTCCCTTCGAAACCTTTCATTTAACCAGAATTATATCAGAATTGAGAGAGGCATAAAAGCTTTCATATCTTAAAAATCCATTATAATCTTATTAAAACACAAGCAGGCCTTAAGAAAACATTCACTGTTTTATTAGACCTGCTTGTCTTCAATTATTTATATAAAACAATTTAAATCTAGACCGGGTATGCCTTATTCTCATAATCAGCCAGAAAAGGATCAACACCTGTTTCCTGTGTACGGCGGTATTTAAAATATTCCAAGGCAACCTGAGGGAACAGTGCATAGGACAGCACATCTTCCTCCTGCTCTTTCCAGTCTTTTACCGCTTCTTCCATAGCCGGAAGTTCCGGTTCCAGCAAATCAGCAGGTCTGCATTCAATCGGTTTAATATCACCAATTACTTTATTTCTGACTTCTTCATCAAAAGGCCTTACTGTTTTGCCATATTCACCGGAGAGAATTGCTTTCGTTTCCTTTGTAACCATCTTATAACGCTCGCCTGCAATGACGTTTAACACTGCCTGGGTTCCCACAATCTGACTGGAAGGAGTTACCAGAGGCGGCTCACCAAGGTCTTTTCTCACTCTCGGTATTTCTTCCAAAACTTCATAGTACTTATCCTCAGCTTTTTGTTCCTTTAACTGAGACATTAGGTTTGATAACATTCCTCCAGGCACTTGATATAAGAGTGTTTTAATCTCAACGCCCATAACTTTGGGATTTAAGATTCCTTCTTCCATAGCACAATCTCTTAATGGCCTGAAATAATCAGCAATCTCCGCTAATAACTGCTGATCCAATCCGGTGTCATACGGCGTTCCCTTAAAGGTTTCAACCATAACTTCAGTCGCCGGCTGGCTGGTGCCCATAGCAAAAGGAGACATGGCTGTATCAATAATATCAGCGCCTGCTTCAATCGCTTTCATATAAGTCATTGATGCTACTCCGCTGGTATAATGAGTATGAACATCGATTGGAATATTTACAGATTCTTTCAGAGCTTTTATTAAAGCAGAGGCTTCATAAGGCACCAGCAAGCCTGCCATATCCTTTATACATAAGGAGTCCGCTCCCATTGCCTCAATTTCCTTCGCAAGTTTTGTAAAATAACTTGTAGTGTAAGCCTCACCTAAAGTGTAAGCTATTGCAATCTGAGCATGTCCGTTTTCCTTCTTTGTCGCCTTTACAGCAGTTGTCAGGTTCCTGATATCATTAAATGCATCAAATATACGAATATTATCAATACCGTTAGCAATAGATTTCTGAATGAAATACTCCACAACATCATCAGCATAATGACGGTAACCTAAAAGGTTCTGTCCTCGCAGCAGCATCTGCAGCTTCGTATTCTTAAAACCATCTCTTAGCTTGCGCAGCCTAACCCAAGGGTCCTCTTTTAAAAATCTTAAAGACGCATCAAATGTAGCGCCTCCCCAGCACTCTACCGCATGATATCCTACCTTATCCATCTTTTCTATTATGGGCAGCATCTGGTCAGTGGTCATTCTGGTGGCTATCAGCGACTGATGAGCATCACGCAATATTGTCTCGGTAATTTTAACCGGTCTTTTTATTTGTTCCGAATTGTTATACAATTCGTTCATCGGTATGCCTCCTTTATGTCAATCAATTAGTTTAAGGTAGCAAGTGGTGTACCGGATTCAACGGAATCCCCGGAGGTTACATCAATACTTGCAATAACACCATCTTCCGGTGATACAATTTCATTCTCCATCTTCATGGCTTCTAGAATCAGAATCACTTCACCCTTTTTGATGTTCTGTCCGATAGAAGCTTTAACAGATAAAATCTTACCTGGCATCGGGGCATCTATAGAAATTCTTCCCTTTGATCCGCCTGTAGCCGGTACTGCAGAAGTGTTTTCTGCGACAGCTGGTGCGGGGGCCGGTGCGGCTGGAGTAGTAGCTGGTGCGGCTGAAACAGCCGGTGCTGGTACAGGAGCGGCAGCCGGAGAAACGGTTCTGTATTCTCTTACGGGACGTCCGGTAGTTTCTTCTACTGCCACATCATAGGCTATTCCGTTAACTGTAACTGTATAAGTCTTCATATTTAATTTCCTCCTTAAAATAGGCAACTTAAATTATTTTTTTCTAATCGATCGTATAACAAGTCCATCTGCCGGCGCATCTTCCATAGATGCCATTATTGCTGCTGTTATTACAGCCACTAACTGAGGGTCATTTATTGCATTTTCCGTGCCTTGTCCAATCTGCCTTTCTGCTGTTATCTCTGCCGTCTGATTCTTGCTTTCATTTACCCTATACATGTTTCCGGTAAGTGATATACAGAATCTAATAATACTTATGATTCCCATGATTACAATCAGTGCCAGAAAGACTAGTCCAAGAATTACTACTATATCCAAAAATTCATCGGGAATTTTATCGGAGATTTTTAATGCGAAACCCGCAGTAAGAAAACCGGTGTTCTCACAAAATCCTAACAAACTCATATCTTATTTGCTCCTATCTGTACGTAGAATACGCTACCGCACGAATTTCATGTCTGAAAGCTTCTATCTGCCGGCTATACTGTACCTCTTTTTTTATTTCCAGCAGGCACACTCTTTGTAAAGAGCATTTCAAAGGCATAAATCAAATGCTTTCTTGCAGAGCATTCATCTATGACAGCATCTACATAACCACGCTTTGCCGCCGATACAGCGCTTGCCTGGAGCTCTCTGTACTCTAACGCCTTTTCTTTCAAATCCACAGGTTCATTATCATATATTATGCTTACTGCCTCATTCTCGTCCATCATACCAACTGATGCCTTTTCTAGAGCAAATACCATATCCGCTCCCAAATGTTTTGAATTCATTGTAAGGTAAGCACTTCCGTAAGCCTTTCCGATAATTAAATTTACCTTAGGAACAGTAGAAGATGAAAATGCATAGGTAAGCTTTGCTATAGAAGCCGCTACCGTTGCCTCTTCCATGACTTCCGTCTGAAACCCTTCCGTATCGGTCAATGACAATACCGGTATATGGAATGCATCACAAAAACGTACAAATCTTTCAGCTTTTAAGCATCCTTTTGTTGTAAGGGTTCCATTATGTTCAAAGAGAATCTCTCCTTCTTCGTTCTTAACTGCTCTTCGGTTTGCAATTGCTCCAATTGTCATTCCATTCAGGCGAAGGAACCCGGTAACCATTTCCTTCGCATAGCTTGTCTTAGCTTCGAGAAAATACTTATCATCGGATACTTCCTTTAAAATAGCTGATGTATCCTTATCTGAAAAAACTTCTGCAGGAATCAAACGATTCAGGTCATCAAAGCATTCATCATATGATGCATCATCTTCATTACTTGCCGGAAGTAATGCCACAAGCTCACGGATAGCTTCAATAACTGCACTCTCGTCTTCGCAAACAAAATCAACATTCCCATTTTCTGCTTGAAATTTTGCTGAGGACGTATCACATTTTGCAGTAAAATTTTTATTCAGCGCATTGGGTGAGTTTACAAACAGTTTCCCTTTTTCCTCTGCTATAAAAGAAAAATCACTTAAGGCGCTAAGAACAGCAAGCCCACCGCCGCAAGGACCTAATATTGCGGTAATCTGAGGTATTACACCTGATGCCATTGTCTGCTTTAGATAGATTTCTCCCAAGCCGTTTAGTGCATCGGTGGCTTCCTGTAATCTTAACCCGGCGCTATCGATTAATCCAATAACCGGTGCACCTACCTTAAGTGCTAAATCATAAAGTGTTATTATTTTTTTCGCATGCATCTCGCCGATTGTACCATTTCCGGCGGAACTGTCCTGGCTATATACATATACTGGATTTCCATCTATGATTCCGTAACCGGTCACAACGCCATCGGAAGAAATTTCCTTCTGACTCAGATTAAAATCCGTATTTCTCTTTGTAACCAAAGCGCCAATTTCCACAAAACTGTTATCATCAAGAAGAGCATTGATTCGTTCCCTTGCTGACAATTGTTTAGCCGTATTCATCTTCTGCCTCCAATTATTTCTATATTATAAATATAAATTCACACTTTCTGCCTATTATATTATAGGATAAATTACCGGTAATTTCAAGGTTTTAAAAAAAGTTTCCTGCAAAGAAGCAGGAAACTTTGATTAAAAATCCATTTTATATGTAGGTAATAATTGTATAAAGACTTCCGCAATCTCCGGATCAAATTGAGTACCCGAGTTCTCCTTTAATTCAGAAATGGTTTGTTCCAATGAAAGTGCTTTCCGATAAGGTCTGTCTGATAGCATTGCAATAACAGCATCCGCTACCGTAAGTATTCTGGCAAGCTTTGGTATATCATTTTTCTTTAAGCCTCTTGGATAACCGGTGCCATCATATCTTTCATGATGGCATAACACCTCATCAGCAAGATACATTAATTCAGGAGATGCTTTTATTATCTGATACCCTTTCTCCGAATGCCGT
It includes:
- a CDS encoding GNAT family N-acetyltransferase, whose protein sequence is MGIVYEADRIAIRELELEDTELFAIWWNNGELMKDVGFRTGMGITAASLEEDFATEIADKDPFRKRRRYVVVDKKKHLPLGELVYGNLDMEKRSCGIGLKICEISQQGKGLGYETLIAFMKYLDNKFTLKVYEIDTLADNIRAYSLYKKVGFHDVKTVEKFWADQDGIFHDLIFMELKREEFFNVH
- a CDS encoding oxaloacetate decarboxylase subunit alpha — its product is MNELYNNSEQIKRPVKITETILRDAHQSLIATRMTTDQMLPIIEKMDKVGYHAVECWGGATFDASLRFLKEDPWVRLRKLRDGFKNTKLQMLLRGQNLLGYRHYADDVVEYFIQKSIANGIDNIRIFDAFNDIRNLTTAVKATKKENGHAQIAIAYTLGEAYTTSYFTKLAKEIEAMGADSLCIKDMAGLLVPYEASALIKALKESVNIPIDVHTHYTSGVASMTYMKAIEAGADIIDTAMSPFAMGTSQPATEVMVETFKGTPYDTGLDQQLLAEIADYFRPLRDCAMEEGILNPKVMGVEIKTLLYQVPGGMLSNLMSQLKEQKAEDKYYEVLEEIPRVRKDLGEPPLVTPSSQIVGTQAVLNVIAGERYKMVTKETKAILSGEYGKTVRPFDEEVRNKVIGDIKPIECRPADLLEPELPAMEEAVKDWKEQEEDVLSYALFPQVALEYFKYRRTQETGVDPFLADYENKAYPV
- a CDS encoding acetyl-CoA carboxylase biotin carboxyl carrier protein subunit, with protein sequence MKTYTVTVNGIAYDVAVEETTGRPVREYRTVSPAAAPVPAPAVSAAPATTPAAPAPAPAVAENTSAVPATGGSKGRISIDAPMPGKILSVKASIGQNIKKGEVILILEAMKMENEIVSPEDGVIASIDVTSGDSVESGTPLATLN
- a CDS encoding OadG family protein, yielding MSLLGFCENTGFLTAGFALKISDKIPDEFLDIVVILGLVFLALIVIMGIISIIRFCISLTGNMYRVNESKNQTAEITAERQIGQGTENAINDPQLVAVITAAIMASMEDAPADGLVIRSIRKK
- a CDS encoding acyl-CoA carboxylase subunit beta; amino-acid sequence: MNTAKQLSARERINALLDDNSFVEIGALVTKRNTDFNLSQKEISSDGVVTGYGIIDGNPVYVYSQDSSAGNGTIGEMHAKKIITLYDLALKVGAPVIGLIDSAGLRLQEATDALNGLGEIYLKQTMASGVIPQITAILGPCGGGLAVLSALSDFSFIAEEKGKLFVNSPNALNKNFTAKCDTSSAKFQAENGNVDFVCEDESAVIEAIRELVALLPASNEDDASYDECFDDLNRLIPAEVFSDKDTSAILKEVSDDKYFLEAKTSYAKEMVTGFLRLNGMTIGAIANRRAVKNEEGEILFEHNGTLTTKGCLKAERFVRFCDAFHIPVLSLTDTEGFQTEVMEEATVAASIAKLTYAFSSSTVPKVNLIIGKAYGSAYLTMNSKHLGADMVFALEKASVGMMDENEAVSIIYDNEPVDLKEKALEYRELQASAVSAAKRGYVDAVIDECSARKHLIYAFEMLFTKSVPAGNKKRGTV